A stretch of Henckelia pumila isolate YLH828 chromosome 4, ASM3356847v2, whole genome shotgun sequence DNA encodes these proteins:
- the LOC140862420 gene encoding uncharacterized protein, which yields MRPKNKTKEKAKSKNQKREKKRDEREFSFQVQYSSFLLQSPSLSQFHVANCQPLTTLVPPAAVTSSNLFRERTHSVHQYLSRWVYESGIAFHAIDNDSFKRFVEAVGQFGPGYRPPTQYLLRETLLKEEADRTKNILKKHEEEWVLNGCSILTDASTDRKKKKKKRSIMNLCVNFKEGTTFLSSKEESDEAHTGNYIFEYVDKCIEEIGPQYVVQVVTNNASNNMAAKGLSKEKMPHIFWISCATHIVNLMLQGIGNQSKFKGVIEKAKSFTIFIYAHHKTLSMMSKFTKKRDIVRPGVTRFATSFLNLQSLVEKKSELRDMVASEEWKACRHTRV from the exons ATGAgaccaaaaaacaaaacaaaagagaAGGCGAAAAGCAAAAATCAGAAACGAGAAAAGAAGAGAGACGAGCGTGAGTTTTCCTTCCAAGTTCAATATTCAAGCTTCTTGCTGCAATCGCCGTCCCTCTCACAGTTTCACGTCGCCAACTGCCAACCTCTGACCACCCTTGTCCCGCCAGCGGCAGTCACGTCTTCAAATCTCTTCCGG GAAAGAACACATAGTGTGCACCAATATTTATCTCGATGGGTGTATGAGTCTGGTATTGCATTTCATGCCATTGATAATGATAGTTTCAAGAGGTTTGTGGAAGCGGTTGGTCAATTTGGTCCTGGTTATCGTCCTCCAACTCAATATCTTTTAAGAGAAACTTTATTGAAGGAAGAGGCAGatagaactaaaaatatattgaaAAAGCATGAAGAAGAATGGGTTTTGAATGGTTGTTCAATTTTGACTGATGCTTCGAccgacagaaaaaaaaaaaaaaaaaaaagaagtatCATGAATTTGTGTGTTAATTTTAAGGAAGGCACGACTTTCCTTTCTTCGAAAGAAGAATCGGATGAAGCACACACCGGGaattatatttttgaatatGTGGATAAGTGTATTGAAGAAATTGGGCCACAATATGTAGTTCAAGTGGTAACAAATAATGCTTCAAATAATATGGCGGCGAAAGGTTTGTCGAAGGAGAAGATGCCACATATATTTTGGATTTCATGTGCAACTCACATCGTGAATCTTATGCTTCAAGGAATTGGGAACCAATCTAAATTCAAAGGGGTGATAGAAAAGGCAAAAAGCTTCACCATCTTTATTTATGCACATCACAAGACACTGTCAATGATGAGTAAGTTCACCAAAAAAAGAGACATTGTGAGACCTGGGGTAACAAGATTTGCAACCTCATTTCTAAATTTGCAAAGCTTGGTGGAGAAGAAAAGTGAATTGAGAGATATGGTTGCTAGTGAAGAATGGAAAGCATGCAGACATACAAGAGTGTAA